Part of the Bryobacteraceae bacterium genome is shown below.
CGTTCTCCAGCCGCAGACGATCCAGGTCCGTGTGCGCCGCCGAACTTTCCGGCTGCTTTGCTCCCGTCGCGGACTGCATTCACCTTCATATCGGTTGGCCGCCGCGCCGTCATAATCCCCGGCGCCGATTCCGCCGATAAGACAGAAAAGGTGTTCCGCCCACCCCAGCACCTCCTGCGCGAGGCCGACCGCGACTTGGCGCGCCGGTGCCGTGGCGCCATCGTCGTCTATCCCGGCTTTCTGCTCATTCTTCACGCCTTTACCGGCATTTCCTCCCGTCATCCGCGCACGATGATCTCCATGGCGGCGGCCACGCTCGCGCTCAACGCCATCCGCATACTCCTCGCACGCCGCCTGCCCCACCTCGCCGACGACCAGTTCGATGGCTGGCGCCGCACGTTCACTCTCGCCGTCGGCACCAATGGCCTGCTCTGGGGGCTCTTCCTTGCCTGGACCGTCCTCTACTATGGCTACTCCGCGCCGCCGGCCCAGTTCCTGCTCGTGGCCACCGCCGGCGCGTCCGCCGGAAGCATCGCTAGCCACGGAAGCCACAAGTACCTCGTGCTTTTCTACCTCTCCTCCTTGATTCTGCCGGCCCTTCCCGTCCATGCCGGGCTCATCGGAGGGCAAGCCGGCTGGGGCATGTTCCTGTTGTTCTCGATGTACTTCCTCTACCTGCTCGCCCAGGCCCGCCAGCACCATTCCGTCTACTGGAAGATGGTCATCGACGATGACCGGCTGCGCACTCACGCCGGCGAACTCGAGCGCGCCCGCGAGCAGGCCGAAGCCGCCAGCAAGGCCAAGACCGCCTTCATCGGTAACGTCACCCACGAACTTCGCACGCCCCTCAACGCCATCATCGGCTACTCCGAAATGATGATCGAGGATGCCGCCGGGCTGCCCGCTGGCCCGTCCGCCCATTTCGACGCCGACCTTCGCCGCGTCCTGGCCGCCGCCCGGCACCAGTTGTGCCTCGTAAACGATCTTCTCGATTTCGCAAAAATGGAGGCCGGCAAGATCGTCGTCCAGGCGGAGCCCTACGACTTCCTGCGCATGGTTTCCAACGTCGCCGAGACCATCCGGCCGCTCGCCGCCAAGAACGGCAACTCGTTCCGCGTCGACCTCCCCGACACTTTCGGGCCGGTGGCGGGCGACGAACTCCGCATCAGCCAGAGCCTCTACAACCTGCTCAGCAACGCGTGCAAGTTCACCGAGAAGGGCTCTGTCGTCCTGGCCGTGAAGGAAAGCGGGAGCGCCGAGGAACGCTGGATCGAATGCCGCATCTCCGATACCGGAATCGGGATGACCGACGAACAGATGCGCGGTCTCTTCCAGCCCTTTTACCAGGCCGATAGCTCGTCGGCGCGGCGGTACCAGGGCACCGGGCTTGGCCTGGCGCTTACACGCGAACTGTGCGAGCGAATGGGCGGGTCCGTGGAAGTCGACAGCTCGCCCGGCCAGGGCTCCGTCTTCACGATGCGCGTGCCCGCCGTTCTACGGAACGCGAACTGAGACGATTCCCACCGCCTGCCGATTGGCGCCGTAGCCGATCGCGGTGACGATGTTGGACTTGGTGCTCACCACCTGAACCGCCTGTTGCGTCGCCCCGCCGCCGCCCGCCGCTCCGCCCGCTGCCCCGCCGCCCGGCACAGCTCCACCGCCGGGGAATCCGCCGCCCGCACCGCCGCCACCGGGAGCACCACCGCCACCGGGAGCACCACCGCCGGCGCCGCCC
Proteins encoded:
- a CDS encoding HAMP domain-containing sensor histidine kinase, which gives rise to MFRPPQHLLREADRDLARRCRGAIVVYPGFLLILHAFTGISSRHPRTMISMAAATLALNAIRILLARRLPHLADDQFDGWRRTFTLAVGTNGLLWGLFLAWTVLYYGYSAPPAQFLLVATAGASAGSIASHGSHKYLVLFYLSSLILPALPVHAGLIGGQAGWGMFLLFSMYFLYLLAQARQHHSVYWKMVIDDDRLRTHAGELERAREQAEAASKAKTAFIGNVTHELRTPLNAIIGYSEMMIEDAAGLPAGPSAHFDADLRRVLAAARHQLCLVNDLLDFAKMEAGKIVVQAEPYDFLRMVSNVAETIRPLAAKNGNSFRVDLPDTFGPVAGDELRISQSLYNLLSNACKFTEKGSVVLAVKESGSAEERWIECRISDTGIGMTDEQMRGLFQPFYQADSSSARRYQGTGLGLALTRELCERMGGSVEVDSSPGQGSVFTMRVPAVLRNAN